GATACATATTTCGATGAATTGTTGTTACGAATTcttcaaataaatgaaaaacgtGGAAACATCTTCATCGTGTTTATCAAAACTCTGTTAATAGTTTTACATACATACCAAAGATTCCATATAGTTGTTGcaacattataaataattcaaaaaaaacattattgccAAAAGtccgttttataaaaattttttaatgtgtgcatacaatttgttattaagtgttggaatgaattattttaatgcaCGTAAATTCGAAAAGCTATTGTTgcgttcttttttaattagttaaaaatattaattgtagtacctcggccacaagcgacctcgacTTGGTTCCTTGTATCTAGTGTTTCTTCTGATTTAGCCGAGGCGCTGCTATCTATTGTTCGGATTTGGGTTGatataacattaattgtaatgcctcagccgcaagcgacctcggcttggTTCCTTGAATCCACTGTTTCTTCTGATTTAGCAGAAGCGCTGTTACATATTGAACGGATTTGGGTTGATATGACATTAATTATAgcacctcggccgcaagcgacctcggcttggTTCTTAGAATCTACTGTTTCTTCTGATTTAGCCGAGGCGCTGCTATATATTGAACGGATTTGTATTGATATGACATTAATTATAgggcctcggccgcaagcaacctcggctcgGTTCCTTGAATCCACTGTTTCTTCTGATTTAGCCGAAGCGCTGTTACATATCGAACGGATTTGGGTTGATAtgacattaattatagcgcctcggccgcaagcgacctcggcttggCTCCTTAAATCCACTGTTTCTTCTGATATAGCCGAGGTGCTGCTATATATTGTTCGAATTTGGGTTGAcatgatattaattgtagtACCTCGGccgtaagcgacctcggcttggTTCCTTGAATCTAGTGTTTCTTCTGATTTATCCGAGGCGCTGCTATATATTGTTCGGTTTTAGGTTAATATGACATTAATTACACtacctcggtcgcaagcgacctcggcttagttCCTTGATTCCAAGGGTGATTATCACAatgtaatgcctcggccgcaagcgacctcggcttggTTCCTTGAATCTAGTGTTTCTTTCGATTTATCCGAGGCGCTGCTATATATTGTTCGGATTTGGGTTAATATGACATTAATTACactgcctcggtcgcaagcgacctcggcttagttTCTTGATTCCAAAAGTGATTTACACTTACATAATatagtgcctcggccgcaaacgacctcgaCTTGACTCTTTGTATCCACTGTTTCTTCTGATTTAGGCAAGACGCTGCTATATGTTGTTCGGATTTGGGTTGATATGGCATTAATTATAGCGCCTCGgccacaagcgacctcggcttggTTCCTTAATTCCAAGGGTGATTAATACAATGTAGTCAAATCACAAAATAGTCCAACTTCATTCATTCAACCCTGAACCAATTAAGGCATatgaagtattattattattattaagggCATAGCAAATTAATCAAACccaaacaatttaatttcaaagcaAATCAACTCAACGTCAACGCAGCTAACAACAAAGTAACCAAACTCTAAAGCAAGCCGGGGACGTGCCACTAGGCAGTGGCAAGTCATATGGCTTGCGAGGGTTTGTTTTCCAGCATAAGAGCATATTTATTCAAAGAGATCGCCTCCGTCCTTAGGATGGGACATTAAGTCGTCTAAGGACACCAGTCGTGCATCTCTGATGCCGTTAGAACTCTTAAAAACTTCATAGTAAAAGCATTCGTTCACCAGCCTGGCCAGCATGACGAATTATTGACTATAAATCTCCTTTGTCATGGTTATTTAGGACCATAAAGCATATTATCTATGTTCAGCAGTGTGAACTATGTGCAACTTTAGTATAAAGTAACCCAACACCAAAGCAAGACATCAAcaattcaacccaacccaacctattgttattaaacttGTCACAACCCCAAGCCAACTCTTATCCGCACGTTTCTTATGACAGTTAAagccaaatgtttctagtgttagttctagtttatgtACTGCTAACAAGCACTACTTAGCATTATCACcaggcctagaactagaaacatttgggtttagtcaCACGTCTCTTAAGCAACATGTTTTAGTCGTAGTTGTTGGCATAGTCGCAAGAGTGAAAAGTTAAGGTATTGTGTTATAGTAGTACTGTTCATGCAACACCTTACGactaaaatgtttttgtcCTAGTCCCAAGAGTTGCCcaacttttaactttttaaaccTAAAACAATTGGTCGTAACGTGACGCATGCGCACTTTTCACTTTTGTGTCCTTATAATATAGCAGtgtttcgttttattttataaattgaagTTAGGTCAGTTaggttttgtattttattgtaaGATAGCACctttatttggtgtttttgcTAAAAAAGGTTCAACCAGTCTTAACAATTCCTGAAACTCTTCGAACGACATGcgaacatatttaaaaaattgcaaatcgTCTTcctttttctccaacatgtttctaaTCAAAGTAGCATAATTTCCCTCCAATTTTATTGATTGATCTTCTGCCAAAACGCCGttgtcttttatttcttaatctttGTGCGATTAATAGAGCTGCATTCAAGCACATTACTCTAGCAGCgacaacaattttctttttttatctaaTGTTGACTCTATATTCATCGTatatatacagcgtgtcccgtatcttccgcatcagagcattatacggttgtagaatacattattctgaagcgatctttctaataaaattttttcgaaatgtttataataaccgcacgggaactgtttaacgacgaccaataacggacaactttgattcatcgaaaaagtttatttctctttccatgacgaatctattggtgagtacacgtgggaaacgagttatcatcggcgtagcggaccggccgagggtggcaccgattacctgagtctgatttgcgatctgctgattggacgaaaaacagttcctttaaacagttcccgtgcggttattataaacatttcgaaaaaattttattagaaagatcgcttcagaataatgtatcctacaaccgtataatgctctgatgcggaagatacgggacacgctgtataactatagaagtaaatttttccaaaaaaaacactgtttaaaaacgatgaaagatattttattcaattattaaatcGGTGCTACGTTACGTTTCAACCAATAAGTTGGTCTTCTTTAGGCACGTCGTCTTAGGATGTAGAAAATGGAGGCTATGATCTATATAAACCTAACATCGTAAAAGCAATGAAGATAATTCGTTATTTAGATGTACATAATATTTGTTgaagtttaaattttacatgaattctttatatttatatacacacatatacagggtgtcacacaaaaaatgccccaagctgtaactctgtcatttatattccgattttcatgaccgAGGCATCAagtgaaatggtttgatgaatactatggttcatgctacaaataaatttttttcaaggccatctttaattttaagggattattaacttttatttttcaaattgctccatatatttttcttcacgtcattagatagagattgtttttctgaatccactgatgtgcaatacattaacattaattgtaattttagcagagaaaaacaattaaaacattttccgaacatTGACTTAGTCACTTCTGTGTCacagtgtgccatggaaaaaaataacacgcaaaactgataacagtcattaaatgCTATGTCAATGCCCgaagcagttgtaaatgatacttataagttgttttttcatttatcccatggcacactacagtataATACAAGGGACTTTAAGAGAATGTtcagaaactattttaatgtttttctatgctacaattacaattaatgttgatgtattgtacactaatggattcagaaaaaaaaactctatccaatagcgtgaagaaaaacataccgagcaatttgaaaatcaaatgttgataatcgctagaaattgaagatggcgttggaaaaagtttatttgtagcatgaatcatagtatttatcaaaccatttcatttgatagctAAGTCATGAAAATTGGAAGGTAAATGACAGATGTACAGCTAGCGGCGTTCTTGTGTggcaacctgtatatacaggtgtcttttctctactaaaattatattcaaaattgatgtattgtacatcagtggattcagaaaaacaatctctatccaatgacgtaaagaaaaatatatagagcaatttgaaaagcaaaagttaataatcgcttaaaattgaagacggccttggaaaaaatttatttgtagcatgaatcatagtattcatgaaaccatttcatttgatagctAAGTCATGAAAATTGTAAGGTAAATGACAGATGTACAGCTAGCGGCGTTCTTGTGTggcaacctgtatatacaggtgtcttttctctactaaaattatattcaaaattgatgtattgtacatcagtggattcagaaaaacaatctctatccaatgacgtaaagaaaaatatatagagcaatttgaaatgcaaaagttaataatcgcttaaaattgaagacggccttggaaaaaatttatttgtagcatgaatcatagtattcatgaaaccatttcatttgatagctAAGTCATGAAAATTGGAAGGTAAATGACAGATGTACAGCTAGCGGCGTTCTTGTGTggcaacctgtatatacaggtgtcttttctctactaaaattatattgaaaatggatgtattgtacatcagtggattcagaaaaacaatctctatccaatgacgtaaagaaaaatatagagcaatttgaaaagcaaaagttaataatcgcttaaaattgaagacggccttggaaaaaatttatttgtagcatgaatcatagtattcatgaaactatttcatttgataacccgctcatgaaaatcggaatgtaaatgacagagttacagcttggggcgttttttgtgtgacaccctgtatatgtctactattattaatactcaaaaatcaaaaaacagTACTTTGTAAGATGACGACCGGAATACAATTTGCAGAACaggttttgaaaatttggacTTTACTGCAATGTGTTCGATGTAtgactaaatttaataacgacATTGTCGTAAACAGTGGTTTTCTTGGAAAAATTCACTTCTATAATTTTCCTTTTGttcataacaaacaaaatagtTTCACTcccgatttctttttttttaatttggttgTGGCACGACTCTTTATATGTCAAAATCCTCCTTTAATGTGCTGTGCTTAAATATTGCATGAACCAATCCCTTTCCTTATAGCTACAGCTAAAGCAAACGCTTATGACTAtgactaaaactaaaacacttTGCATGAACCCACcttaagacgactaaacccaaatttttctagctctaggtcttgtgttagttctagttttagttcaataataaCACACAACCTAGCGCTATGTAGGGCTAAGTAGCACTacttagcactgtcactacaactaacaatagacctaaaactagaaacattcgggtttagccgcacgtctttcaagacggctaaacccgaatgattctagttctaggtcttgtgttagttctagttttgcactagcactatcactagaactaacacttaacactagacctagaattagaaacattcggatttagtcgcaCTTccctcaagacggctaaacccaattttttctagttttagtgttacttctagtgacagtgccaagtagtgctagttagcatTACATAGCGCTAGGTTGTatattgttattgaactaaaactaaaattattttgaaactttttttaattgatttgttAGTATgatccatttaaaatttatctaaaccattcaaatataaaaattttgacactctttattataaaaaaagactatatttttaaactatgacatttttattaccCGTTTACgccaaaatttaattttttttttaacgattattttcttttctttgtcccctccaaattcttttttggcttcaaacaaaaaatggcAAGGCATTGTATGTTTTTCCGAAACACACACCAAAAAACGCCGTTTTAACTATAAATAATACAACACACGTTCACCCGGGTGTTAAACACAACACACAAAAGCAACACATTCGTGCTTTTTTTATGACCCCATTAAATCTTTAACTCTTTCATTTAACAGTTTCAACGAACGAACGACGACGTCTATTTGTCCAGATCATCTTCTCCGCCGAAACAGTCTCTACCGTTTCctccaataataataataataatttagttgattttttttaaataaaataacaataatgtcGGTTTCGGATAAAGCAGTCTCAACAGAAGATTTACCACTATCAACGCGAAATACTTGCGTGGAAGTTGCTAAACTTGAAGGcgttttaaatacattactACAAAGCAAAGTGGAAGCGATTAAAAACGATAAGACGACGTCTTCCAGTTTACATTCGAGCCCGAAATTATTCGTGAATCGATTGAGAATCGCCTCGACATCGACCACTTCTTCCAAAGATAAAGATAGCGGAAAAGGAGGgtttcataaagattttaaacGAAGGCATCGAAAACGTAGGAATAGTGATGAGATTCGGTTGGCGAAACAtcgatttaaaagaaatggtaaaaaaagaattaaattttttaaaaaatatttttaaattaaattttttttccttataGGGAGAAGTAGACAAAGAATATCGAGTTCTTCCCCAGAAAGTCCTAATAGATACAATTTGGGAAAATGTGACAAAACAATTTCACAACAAAACCAACCAAGCGATGAAGAATCCAACTTCCTTTTTCAAGGAGTTTCAATTGAATCTTCTTGTCCGAGTGGACATCGACATACGTGTTGTTGTAGACACGAAAATAACGGTGATGTGTAAGTTTATTCAATAgcgatttgatttaaaaatttaaatttcttttcttattagaCAACTTCATTTCGACGAAGATTACATTTCACTAAAAATCGAAGATTTCGACGAATACGACGAAACGTTAATGACTTCGGAAGCGTTGAGACGAGCTCGCCGGAAACGTAGAAGACGCCGAAAACGACGAGCGAGACGTCACATGGCTGCGATGGCAGCCGTTCCCATCGAACCGCAACATGTTAAAGTTTTGGAAGCAGATGAGTTACCTCAAAGAGCTCGGTGGACGATCGTCGCAACAGCGtgtttattactttttatgtGTTTATTACTTGTTGGAGTCACGCTGAGGATGGCTCCAATTATCGACGATATGGGTAAGAATGTTAATTATGCAACTAACAATACAACACacattatattaaaatcttaGATGTAAAATTGGTTGCATACTccacataaaatattttcaacttaattaacattagacctagaattagaaacattcgggtttagccactcgtctcttaagatggctataTTTCCGTAAAAGTCATGAAAAATGGCCATCTTCCACAAAAAATGGccatttttctagttctatgtgtagtgttagttttaattcaataacaaTACACAACTTAGaattgaaactagaactaacactagacctagaattagaatcattcgggtttagccacacgtctcttaagacggctaaacccgaatgattctagttctaggtcttgtgttagttctagttttaattcaatagcAATACACAACCTAGCACTAGGTAGTGTTAACTAGTACTACTTAACACagtcactagaattaacactagacctagaactagaaacattcggatttagccgcacgtctttcaagacggctaaacccgaatgattctaattctagatcttgtgttagttctagttttagttcaataacaataCACAACCTAGCGCTGTGTAGTGTTGACTAGCACTacttagcactgtcactagaattaatactagaccttgaactagaaacattcggatttagccgtacgtctttcaagatcgctaaaccagaatgattctagttctaggtcttgtgttacttctagttttagttcaatagcAATACACAACCTAGCGCTATGTAGTGCTAATTGCCACTACTTAGaactgtcactagaattaacattagacctggaactagaaacattcggatttaaccgtacgtctttcaagacggctaaacccgaatgattctagttctaggtcttgtgttagttctagttttagttcaatagcAATACACAACCTAGCACTATGTAGTGTTAACTAACACTacttagcactgtcactagaattaacactagacctagaagtagaaacattcggatttagccgctcgtttttcaagacggctaaacccgaatgattctagttctaggtcttgtgttagttctagttcaataaCAATACACAACCTAGCGCTATGTAGTGTTGACTGGCACTacttagcactgtcactagaattaatactagagctagaactagaaacattcggatttagccgcacgtctttcaagacggctaaacttgaatgattctaattctagatcttgtgttagttctagttttagttcaataacaataCACAACCTAGCGCTATGTAGTGTTGACTAAAACTacttagcactgtcactagaattaatactagacctagaactagaacaattcagatttagccgcacgtctttcaagacggctaaacccgaatgattctagttctaggtcttgtgttagttctagttttagttcaatagcAATACACAACCTAGCACTATGTAGTGTTAACTAACACTActtaacactgtcactagaattaaccctagaactagaaacattcggatttagccgcacgtctttcaaggcggctaaacccgaatgattctaattctagatcttgtgttagttctagttttagttcaataacaataCACAACCTAGCGCTATGTAGTGTTGACTGGCACTActtaccactgtcactagaattaatactagacctagatctagaaacattcggatttagccgcacgtctttcaagacggctaaacccgaatgattctagttctaggtcttgtgttagttctagttttagttcattaGCAATACACAACCTAGCGTTATGTAGTACTAACTAACACTATTTAGAACTGTCATTgcaattaacactagacctagaactagaaacattcggatttagccgcacgtttttCAAGTCGGCTAAACGCAGTGACATGGTTATCAACTGGACTACGTGTTCGCCGAATAAAGTGATGCCAGTAGGGTATGCAACCAACATTTGTCATTGTAGGCAAAAGCTGGGCCGCGCCATAAGAAAGCGCTCTTACTAAAATAGCATAATAAGACAAGTAAGTATGAGCAAGTTGCTTCATGTGAATATCTAAAAtgacattattaaaatgttttaaaatgttattattaaaatattattaaaaaaattatttttgtcgAAATTTTGAACTTGTTTATAAACAGATACTTTGTCATTTTGTCACTGACAAAGGTACAGCAGAGCAGTAAAGTGCATAGTAGAAgggtatttttcttatttgcgcATTTATCAGCCCCGCAATAGCATTAACCTTGCCTTGTGGCCGGTCGCTTTTGCCTAAAATGGTCACTGTTGGTTGCCTAACCTATTGGTATCACTCTTTTACACTGGAAGTATGCGGAACGCACAGTCCAGTTAATAATCATGTCactggctaaacccgaatgattctagttctaggtgttgtgttagttctagttttagttcaatagcAATACACAACCTAGCGCTATGTAGTGCGTAGTGCTAGCACCACTTAGaactgtcactagaattaatattagacctagctagaaacattcggatttagccgcacgtctttcaagacggctaaacccgaatgattctagttctagttttagttcaataacaataCACAACCTAGCGCTATGTAGTGCTAACTAACACTAtttagcactgtcactagaattaacactagacctagaaacattgggatttagccgcacgtctttcaagacggctaaacccgaatgattctagttctaggtcttgtgttagttctagttttagttcaataacaataCACAACCTAGCGCTATGTAGTGTTGATTAGCACTacttagcactgtcactagaattaacactagacctagaactagaaacattcggatttagccgcacgtctttcaagatggctaaacccgaataattctagttctaggtcttgtgttagttctaatgattttgtaaaattagagctaaaactagaaacattcgaatttaACCGCACGCAACTTTACATTAAAACTTTAGATGCAAAATTGGTTGCATACtccacataaaaaaatttattttcaacttaTGTTTTTTTCACTTCcattgaattttttatctGTTTTTCATACAATAGAGTTTCCGCGTTGTTTTGAAACTGGGCCAAATGTGCAAACACCATCTCCGCGTTTGTCTCTGTTTTCCACTCGTTTTattgaaatgttgaaatataGTAGCGCGAGTTCGCGGAGGGGTTTATTGGTTTGCGAGTCCGCGGGATTTACGATTTGGCGCCGTTCCGTATGCAATTCGGCGAGGCCCCCTGTTAGTAATTACCGTGTTTTTAAACCGTGAAACGGAGCCGCGTCCGGACCGGCTTGATTAATGATTGTGCGCAATCCATTTGTCTTTCAACTATCCATATAAAACGCGTTTGGCTTACGTTCAACGACTGATTCAATTGAAATGCACTTCACGAAATGAACAACACTTgaatttcgaatatttttcGAGTTTATCGGaaactaaatttaaaccaGATcggaacaaatttttttttttgaattgaaaaCATATTCTCAACTTGAAAACCGATTCTAAACGATCTAGAAAAGTGTTAtcacttttataaaaatgtgagGTATCTAgataaaataatgattttagCAGATGTagctaaaaaaataagtattgAAATATCAGTTTGTAAATCTTCAAAATTTGTCAGATTTTCTAGAAAAGGGTCTATAGAAAAAGTTGAAAACGCTTTGAGTTTATGGATTGAGGATCAAAGTCAAAAAAAGAGCCACTTGAAGCTCGGACTCATTAGAGATAACGTTACGAAGCTATACGACAAAGTTATGGAAAGTGAACCACCGTCAATCACAGAGTAATGGTTgattctattaattttaatatcgtCAGAGCCTTCgcaatttgaaattgataGAAGAATCTGCTTCAGCCAATCTTGAGGTAGCAAAGCTGTATTCAGAATCCCagaaaaattacattcaaacaTTTAAGTCGTTCAAATCGCCCGGAGAAGAGAATATCTTATACAGGGGATGTCCCGAAacgtttttctgcaaaaaacacgttatttaaaaaattcgtactTTTGTATACTATTtgtatttattctttatttcctcttaactttgttagaagatgtgccaGTCAATATCTATGAACTACAAAAtatggtttcaacaagatggttgccctTATGTCTTGTAAAAGGATTGTTTCATATAAGGTTAAcctaaagacaaaattaaacaaacaaaaggATTATTatagcattattttcttaaaactaaagCAAATGCTTAAATTGTTTGCCGTCGGCCCTAATAAAAACTCTGCATAGTTGCAGAAAAGATCTTTTTAATAGTTGTGACTCTTTGCAGTTATTTCTTCTGCTGctgtataaatattgtggCGCAAACTGAACACAATCTCAAAGGTCAACCAAGGAAATTCCAGGCttcacaaattgtattctcTAATCAACAGAAAATAACCACTGCGAACTGAGTGCATTCTACTTCTTTACAAAGGCCCTCATCAGGCCACTAGTAACTTACTCTTGCCCAGTAATTCTGTGGATCTCAGTGAA
This region of Onthophagus taurus isolate NC chromosome 3, IU_Otau_3.0, whole genome shotgun sequence genomic DNA includes:
- the LOC111417507 gene encoding uncharacterized protein — encoded protein: MSVSDKAVSTEDLPLSTRNTCVEVAKLEGVLNTLLQSKVEAIKNDKTTSSSLHSSPKLFVNRLRIASTSTTSSKDKDSGKGGFHKDFKRRHRKRRNSDEIRLAKHRFKRNGRSRQRISSSSPESPNRYNLGKCDKTISQQNQPSDEESNFLFQGVSIESSCPSGHRHTCCCRHENNGDVQLHFDEDYISLKIEDFDEYDETLMTSEALRRARRKRRRRRKRRARRHMAAMAAVPIEPQHVKVLEADELPQRARWTIVATACLLLFMCLLLVGVTLRMAPIIDDMVRKENQELINSINREHSTSSTTSISSTNSSSAVSKD